The proteins below are encoded in one region of Bremerella sp. P1:
- a CDS encoding AAA family ATPase, with product MSVVRSPEETAQILELGEKLRESVLDPMKRAFVGKDEIIDLLGICLVARENLFILGPPGTAKSALVQQLARRMEGKVFDYLLTRFSEPNEIFGPFDIRKLRDGELITNTEGMLPEATFVFLDELLNANSAILNSLLLVLNERIFRRGRETRHLPTLMVVGASNCLPQDEALAALFDRFLLRVRSDNVHQEQLASVLSAGWKLDTSQSDLVAEVTVEDIQRLNSLLSQVDLSGVQPVYVDLVHRLRHVGVAVSDRRAVKLQRILAASALLCGRLVVNRTDMWVLRHIWDREEQQDVLSAIIDDVLREATEEEVATSHPRSQDNDTPDAERLAAELDRISERIETGELPKTDRAYVRDQLGLLAARCQWVRDSQQRTHLETTVNQLLERLGADS from the coding sequence GTGAGTGTTGTGCGTTCACCGGAAGAAACGGCCCAGATTCTAGAGCTAGGTGAAAAGCTACGCGAAAGCGTGTTGGATCCCATGAAGCGGGCTTTCGTGGGCAAGGACGAGATCATCGATCTGTTGGGGATATGCCTCGTTGCTCGAGAGAATCTCTTCATTTTGGGACCACCTGGGACGGCCAAGAGCGCTTTGGTGCAGCAATTAGCCCGGCGGATGGAGGGTAAAGTCTTTGACTATCTGCTAACGAGATTTTCCGAACCGAATGAAATCTTCGGTCCATTCGATATTCGTAAACTTCGCGATGGCGAATTAATCACCAATACCGAGGGAATGTTGCCGGAGGCAACGTTTGTTTTCCTTGACGAGTTGCTGAATGCGAATAGCGCAATTCTGAATAGCCTGTTGTTGGTTCTCAACGAACGAATCTTTCGCCGCGGTCGCGAAACTCGCCACCTGCCGACGCTAATGGTGGTGGGAGCAAGTAACTGTTTGCCCCAAGATGAAGCGCTGGCGGCTTTGTTTGATCGTTTTCTGTTGCGCGTCCGCAGCGACAACGTACATCAGGAGCAGCTTGCCAGTGTCCTTTCCGCTGGTTGGAAGTTAGATACGAGCCAAAGCGACCTGGTCGCCGAGGTTACGGTGGAAGATATCCAGCGGCTCAACTCCCTACTGAGTCAGGTCGACCTCTCCGGCGTGCAACCGGTCTATGTGGACTTGGTGCATCGGCTGCGGCATGTAGGCGTTGCCGTCTCAGATCGTCGCGCGGTCAAGCTGCAAAGAATACTGGCTGCAAGCGCCCTGCTCTGCGGCCGGCTGGTGGTGAATCGCACCGACATGTGGGTGCTACGTCACATTTGGGATCGTGAAGAACAGCAAGACGTCCTTTCTGCCATTATCGATGACGTCCTTCGTGAGGCGACTGAGGAGGAAGTCGCAACAAGTCATCCTAGAAGTCAAGATAACGATACGCCCGACGCTGAACGGTTGGCTGCTGAGTTGGACCGCATTTCAGAGCGTATCGAGACTGGCGAGCTTCCTAAGACGGACCGAGCTTACGTCCGAGATCAACTCGGGCTCCTTGCTGCGCGGTGCCAATGGGTTCGTGATTCTCAGCAGCGGACCCACCTTGAAACAACTGTCAATCAGCTTTTAGAGCGTCTGGGAGCCGACTCGTGA
- a CDS encoding amidohydrolase family protein → MHISIRLRTILILACLVGVSSASDQIPGAMPKGPVAIVGATIHPVSGPAIKQGVLVFEKGRITAVGDKVPVPKGAQVIKANGKHVYPGMFEPYSRIGLTEISSVRASNDYRESGSLNPNVKAHVSVDPDGEIIPVTRSNGVLLTMTAPAGGLISGQSAVLQLDGWTYEDMTVLPRAGMIISMDSQEEKERLAEFFDEARRYNQGQEAKSKILHDARLESMDKVLSGEQPIIIHADRANDITRAITFATEQEVKLVIFGGYDAPQCRELMKKYDIPVIVSAIHRNPRRRDDPYDAAYTLAKRLQDAGIRFCISGYERSNAWNVRNLPYHAATAVAFGLSKEEAMRAITLSPAEILGVADKVGSLEKGKDATLILCDGDPLEAATQIQSAWIAGKPVDLSNKQTMLYEKYQQKYQQSKK, encoded by the coding sequence ATGCATATTTCTATCCGACTGCGAACGATCCTCATCCTGGCCTGCCTTGTAGGCGTGTCCTCGGCTTCTGATCAAATCCCTGGAGCAATGCCGAAGGGACCAGTCGCGATCGTTGGAGCGACGATTCATCCCGTATCAGGCCCAGCGATCAAGCAAGGAGTTTTGGTCTTCGAGAAAGGAAGGATTACGGCAGTTGGCGACAAAGTTCCCGTTCCCAAGGGTGCGCAAGTCATTAAGGCGAATGGTAAGCATGTTTATCCGGGCATGTTTGAACCGTATTCGCGAATTGGCCTGACAGAGATTTCGTCGGTCAGAGCAAGTAACGATTATCGCGAGTCAGGCAGTCTAAATCCGAATGTGAAGGCACACGTCAGCGTTGATCCAGATGGCGAGATCATCCCAGTGACTCGGTCCAATGGTGTTCTCTTAACGATGACGGCACCAGCAGGCGGGTTAATTTCCGGGCAAAGCGCCGTGCTTCAACTCGACGGCTGGACCTACGAAGACATGACGGTATTGCCTCGCGCCGGCATGATTATCTCGATGGATAGCCAAGAAGAGAAAGAACGTCTGGCCGAATTCTTTGACGAGGCACGGCGATACAACCAGGGGCAAGAGGCAAAGTCGAAGATCCTGCATGATGCCCGCCTCGAATCGATGGACAAAGTACTTAGTGGCGAGCAGCCCATCATCATTCATGCCGATCGGGCAAACGACATTACCAGGGCAATCACCTTTGCCACCGAGCAGGAGGTGAAACTGGTCATCTTTGGCGGCTATGACGCACCCCAATGCCGAGAGTTGATGAAGAAGTATGACATTCCGGTTATTGTCTCGGCCATCCACCGTAACCCACGTCGTCGAGACGACCCATACGATGCCGCTTACACGCTGGCTAAGCGACTTCAGGATGCTGGAATTCGATTCTGCATCTCAGGCTACGAACGATCCAATGCGTGGAATGTCCGAAACCTTCCCTACCATGCGGCTACGGCGGTCGCGTTTGGTTTGAGCAAAGAGGAAGCCATGCGGGCCATTACGCTTTCCCCAGCGGAAATTCTGGGTGTTGCCGACAAGGTCGGAAGTCTGGAAAAGGGAAAGGACGCGACTTTGATTCTGTGCGACGGCGACCCCCTGGAAGCTGCTACCCAGATTCAATCGGCATGGATCGCTGGTAAGCCAGTCGACCTAAGCAACAAGCAGACGATGCTTTACGAGAAGTATCAGCAAAAGTACCAGCAATCGAAAAAATAG
- a CDS encoding amidohydrolase family protein has product MKRSFPLAILLLAFLSLSATAQTFPPTSRHEEGLHRHPLRVFALTGGKVIRSAGKEPESGTILIRDAKIVAIGNKVSIPAEAKVIDLDGKFVYPGFIDSYAEVSFEEANSRPPTSYWNSNIRSEFDVRGALTKGDLAAGELRKQGFVARLIAPQDGIIKGRSAIYALGDDELSRLVLRDQFSLVGELTLGRRRGRGNYPNSPMGAVALSRQAFYDAQWYRDAHKAVLADADLPLPEQNVTLAAMQPYVDGKLPVMIETSNDQFLLRADEFAREFGLDLIAIGSGREYRQLDAIAKTKRTLVVPIDFAKAPNVATPQAADNATLQALMHWDHAPENLARLVDRKVEVLLTTHRLESPSLFLKNLRIAVQRGLDEADALAAMTTVPAKRLGIDKQLGTIEEGKLASLVVTSKPWFEEKAEVVETWVNGHRYEHQEEKPEGLASDWKISIQEAPEKTDKVLLLNLVGDKNLKGTIRPAETTPKFKDKVELKSIKFEDGQFTAQFIADSFGIRGVATLSIVYQDDVETRHGTLRWPDGSVSPVTMIPSGMHSETLEEKKDTKEKESDDKSNDAEHLKEDEDKSKRVRMASFPVQYPLGAYGREEAVKREAIVAFTDATIWTSGPQGKIEKGTVLIKNGKIEKVGKKVAVPSNALVVDATGKHITAGLIDCHSHIATDGGINESGQAITAEVRIADFVDADDITIYWQLAGGLTTANVLHGSANPIGGQNQVIKMRWGSSFDDLKFREAPAGIKFALGENVKQSNWGDDFNTRYPQTRMGVEQVFRDEFRVAEQYQQAHKDYAKNKRGLPPRRDLELDAIVEILNGKRWVHCHSYRQDEILALIRVLDEYDITIGSLQHILEGYKVADAMKQHGATGSTFSDWWAYKVEVRDAIPYNGALMHDQGVVVSFNSDDWELGRRMNQEAAKAVKYGNLSPEEALKFITINPAIQLRIEKFVGSIEPGKHADLAIWSGPPLSNFSVCEQTWIDGSKYFDRQEEQNRQKKVAEMKNTLVQKILDTRAPMMEEGESLEDGSQLWPRHDEFCHSHDEHEHGHEH; this is encoded by the coding sequence ATGAAACGCTCCTTCCCGCTTGCCATCCTTCTACTGGCCTTCCTTTCCCTTTCCGCTACCGCTCAGACCTTCCCACCGACATCGCGTCACGAAGAAGGGTTGCATCGCCATCCTCTGCGTGTCTTTGCACTCACAGGCGGGAAAGTGATCCGTTCAGCCGGCAAAGAGCCAGAGTCGGGTACCATTCTGATCCGCGATGCCAAGATTGTAGCGATCGGCAATAAGGTGAGTATTCCCGCCGAAGCGAAGGTCATCGATCTGGATGGCAAGTTTGTCTATCCCGGCTTTATCGACAGCTACGCCGAAGTATCGTTCGAGGAGGCCAACAGTCGACCGCCAACCAGCTACTGGAATTCAAATATCCGGTCTGAGTTCGACGTACGAGGAGCTTTGACAAAGGGCGACTTGGCTGCCGGCGAACTTCGGAAGCAAGGGTTTGTAGCCCGCCTGATCGCCCCACAAGATGGAATTATCAAAGGTCGATCAGCCATCTATGCGTTGGGCGACGACGAACTATCACGGTTGGTGCTTCGGGATCAATTTTCCCTCGTCGGTGAATTAACGCTTGGTCGCAGGCGTGGACGCGGTAACTACCCGAACTCACCCATGGGCGCCGTTGCCCTTTCTCGCCAAGCCTTCTATGACGCCCAGTGGTATCGCGATGCTCACAAGGCCGTGCTCGCAGATGCCGATCTTCCGCTTCCTGAGCAGAACGTGACACTGGCTGCTATGCAGCCGTATGTCGATGGCAAACTACCCGTCATGATCGAGACGAGCAACGACCAATTCCTGCTGCGTGCCGATGAGTTTGCCCGGGAATTCGGTCTCGACTTGATCGCCATTGGAAGCGGTCGAGAATATCGCCAACTTGACGCGATTGCGAAAACGAAACGAACGCTTGTTGTGCCTATCGATTTCGCCAAGGCACCCAATGTGGCGACGCCCCAGGCAGCGGACAATGCGACCCTGCAAGCCCTCATGCACTGGGATCATGCTCCAGAAAACTTGGCACGGCTGGTCGATCGTAAGGTCGAGGTTCTGCTGACAACGCATCGACTGGAGTCCCCTTCCCTGTTTCTGAAGAATTTGCGAATCGCCGTACAGCGGGGGTTGGATGAAGCAGATGCCTTGGCGGCAATGACGACTGTGCCTGCCAAACGCTTGGGAATTGACAAGCAACTGGGCACCATCGAAGAGGGCAAGCTGGCTAGCCTGGTCGTGACCTCGAAGCCTTGGTTTGAAGAAAAAGCAGAAGTTGTCGAGACGTGGGTCAATGGTCACCGCTATGAACATCAGGAAGAGAAGCCTGAGGGGCTGGCGAGTGATTGGAAGATTTCGATCCAAGAGGCACCCGAAAAGACCGACAAGGTACTGTTGCTCAATCTGGTTGGCGACAAGAACCTGAAAGGTACCATTCGTCCAGCGGAAACGACGCCGAAGTTCAAGGACAAGGTCGAACTCAAGTCGATTAAGTTCGAGGACGGACAGTTCACCGCACAGTTCATCGCCGATAGCTTCGGCATTCGAGGCGTCGCGACGCTTTCCATCGTGTACCAGGATGACGTCGAGACGCGGCACGGCACCCTTCGCTGGCCCGACGGGTCCGTTTCGCCAGTCACGATGATCCCGTCAGGAATGCATTCCGAAACGCTCGAAGAAAAGAAGGATACTAAAGAGAAAGAATCGGACGATAAGTCGAACGACGCGGAACATCTGAAGGAAGACGAAGACAAAAGCAAGCGTGTCCGTATGGCCAGTTTCCCCGTGCAATATCCATTGGGTGCCTACGGACGAGAAGAAGCCGTCAAGCGAGAGGCGATTGTCGCGTTCACCGACGCGACGATCTGGACGAGTGGCCCTCAGGGAAAAATCGAAAAGGGAACTGTCCTGATCAAAAATGGAAAGATCGAAAAGGTCGGTAAGAAAGTCGCTGTTCCCAGCAATGCACTAGTCGTAGACGCGACTGGGAAGCATATCACGGCCGGCCTGATCGATTGCCATTCGCATATCGCGACTGACGGCGGTATCAATGAAAGTGGTCAGGCGATCACGGCAGAAGTGCGAATCGCTGACTTCGTCGATGCAGACGATATAACCATTTATTGGCAACTTGCTGGCGGCTTGACGACCGCTAACGTCCTGCACGGTTCGGCTAATCCGATCGGCGGTCAGAATCAGGTTATCAAGATGCGGTGGGGATCGAGTTTTGATGATCTCAAATTCCGAGAAGCCCCAGCCGGTATTAAGTTCGCCTTGGGCGAAAACGTAAAGCAGAGCAACTGGGGTGATGACTTCAATACCCGCTACCCGCAAACGCGGATGGGTGTCGAGCAGGTGTTTCGCGACGAATTCCGCGTGGCCGAGCAGTATCAACAGGCACACAAGGACTATGCGAAGAATAAACGTGGTCTTCCGCCAAGACGTGATCTCGAACTTGATGCGATCGTTGAGATCTTGAACGGAAAACGCTGGGTTCACTGCCATAGCTATCGTCAGGACGAAATCTTGGCCCTGATCCGTGTGCTGGACGAATACGACATTACGATCGGTTCGCTCCAACATATTCTCGAAGGCTACAAGGTTGCCGATGCCATGAAGCAGCATGGAGCGACTGGATCGACGTTCTCGGACTGGTGGGCTTACAAGGTCGAAGTGAGGGACGCGATTCCTTACAACGGGGCGCTCATGCACGACCAAGGTGTGGTCGTCTCCTTCAACTCCGACGACTGGGAGCTCGGCCGACGTATGAATCAAGAGGCCGCCAAGGCGGTCAAGTACGGAAACCTCTCGCCGGAAGAAGCACTCAAGTTCATCACGATTAATCCTGCTATTCAGCTGCGGATTGAAAAGTTTGTAGGTTCAATCGAGCCTGGAAAGCATGCCGACCTTGCGATCTGGTCGGGCCCGCCTCTTTCCAATTTCAGCGTCTGCGAACAAACCTGGATCGACGGAAGCAAGTATTTCGATCGACAGGAAGAACAGAATCGACAAAAGAAAGTCGCCGAGATGAAGAATACCCTGGTTCAGAAGATTCTGGATACGAGGGCGCCCATGATGGAAGAAGGAGAATCGCTGGAGGATGGTTCTCAACTCTGGCCACGGCACGATGAGTTTTGTCATAGCCACGACGAGCACGAGCACGGCCACGAGCATTAA
- a CDS encoding DUF1592 domain-containing protein — MIPPRNCYTRSAYFLSIIIPLLMAVALVDELCAQSPQSSVQDQHFVQKIRPLLKAYCYDCHGAETQEADLRIDTLETDFTKSTSASIWIEVMDKMNLGEMPPEDSPSPTTPELAAVTHWIAAELRQAERHSLGNEGRVILRRMNRAEYTNTVRDLLHLKFLPGESPESVLPPDGTAEGFDKVSVALMLDPSLLDKYFEVAQRIADKAIVDGPPPFATETMRLEMEDIAQNRAIDYLCATPGIECQEKAIVLMQGSTRSFGVMKYPGTRNEIPVNGMYRIRVRAWGQRGADGEPVIMRLRQGHPSADQQLLLETEVTDEPKIYEIIVPRDPKCGEYNVLIVNQTGFQTTSRVGSEIRRQQEQAGKAKDYERVMRLQSRQQLENLTWGRPNPDAADTTKLRKLVVDWLECEGPLYDQWPPKSHETLFFRGQDAGEDEAYLREIFTQFLPQAFRRPVTQGEIDKVVTLCQSELDAGESYHDAVRTGLISILCSPKFLYIVEPSSSNQQRALTDWELASRLSYFLWSSMPDEELFKLAESGQLRQPDVLSSQVDRMLADEKSQGFVHGFGAQWLKTDEFRNFMPDANLYKEYDDELGEAMVGEVIAFFDEVLRKDESALSFFDADWTMLNERLADFYGVSGVEGDEFRRVKLPDDSPRGGLLAMAGVAMRGSDGNRTKPVNRGVYVREVLFNDPPNPPPPNAGEVEPNIKGEKLTVRERLIQHQQIASCAACHRTIDCYGMALENFNAIGAWRTNQDGEDFRGRNTPPIDASGTLPNGNSFDGFEDFKALLLDQKDRFAHGLSEKMLTYALGRPIEPTDRPLIDRLAEQMQADNYTLTSLIHGVVASQAFHTK; from the coding sequence ATGATTCCACCCCGCAATTGCTATACCCGATCGGCGTACTTCCTGTCGATCATTATCCCACTGCTGATGGCAGTTGCTCTCGTCGATGAGCTTTGTGCCCAGTCGCCGCAATCATCGGTCCAGGACCAACACTTCGTCCAGAAAATCCGGCCGTTGCTTAAGGCGTACTGTTACGACTGCCACGGTGCTGAAACTCAAGAGGCTGACCTGAGGATCGACACGCTCGAAACGGACTTTACCAAATCGACCTCGGCCAGCATTTGGATCGAGGTCATGGACAAGATGAACCTGGGAGAGATGCCCCCGGAAGATTCACCTTCGCCTACGACACCTGAGCTTGCCGCCGTTACCCACTGGATCGCGGCCGAGTTACGTCAAGCCGAACGCCATAGTCTGGGCAACGAGGGAAGGGTCATCCTCCGTCGGATGAATCGTGCCGAATATACCAACACAGTGCGCGACCTTTTGCATCTCAAGTTTCTACCAGGCGAAAGTCCCGAGAGTGTTCTGCCGCCCGACGGTACGGCTGAAGGGTTCGACAAAGTATCCGTCGCACTCATGCTCGATCCATCGTTGTTAGATAAGTACTTCGAGGTCGCCCAGCGGATTGCCGACAAGGCGATCGTGGATGGCCCACCACCATTCGCCACCGAGACAATGCGGCTGGAGATGGAGGATATCGCTCAGAATCGGGCAATCGATTACCTATGCGCAACACCCGGCATCGAGTGCCAGGAAAAGGCGATCGTTTTGATGCAAGGCTCGACTCGATCGTTTGGCGTGATGAAGTATCCCGGAACCCGCAACGAAATCCCCGTTAACGGGATGTATCGTATTCGCGTTCGAGCCTGGGGGCAGCGTGGTGCCGACGGCGAGCCCGTCATCATGCGTTTGCGACAAGGGCACCCAAGCGCCGACCAGCAGCTTCTACTCGAAACAGAAGTAACGGATGAACCCAAGATCTACGAGATCATCGTCCCCCGCGACCCGAAGTGTGGTGAATACAACGTTTTGATCGTCAATCAGACAGGCTTTCAGACAACCAGCCGCGTCGGCAGCGAAATTCGAAGACAACAGGAACAGGCCGGCAAAGCCAAAGATTACGAAAGGGTGATGCGGCTTCAATCGCGCCAACAGCTAGAGAACTTGACTTGGGGGAGGCCGAATCCCGATGCTGCGGATACGACTAAGCTACGGAAACTAGTCGTTGACTGGCTTGAGTGTGAAGGCCCTTTATACGATCAGTGGCCACCCAAGAGTCACGAAACGCTCTTCTTTCGAGGACAAGATGCCGGCGAGGATGAAGCTTACCTCCGAGAAATCTTCACTCAGTTCCTGCCACAAGCGTTTCGGCGTCCAGTCACCCAGGGTGAAATCGATAAGGTCGTCACGCTCTGTCAGTCCGAACTCGATGCTGGCGAGTCGTATCACGATGCCGTTCGGACGGGACTGATTTCGATCCTGTGTTCTCCGAAGTTTCTTTACATTGTGGAACCATCCTCGTCCAATCAGCAGCGGGCCCTCACTGACTGGGAGCTTGCTTCGCGGCTGAGTTACTTCCTTTGGTCGAGCATGCCTGACGAAGAACTGTTTAAACTGGCTGAGAGCGGGCAGCTTCGCCAGCCGGATGTTCTTTCGTCCCAGGTCGACCGAATGCTCGCCGACGAAAAGAGCCAAGGCTTTGTACATGGCTTTGGAGCCCAATGGCTAAAGACTGACGAGTTCCGCAATTTCATGCCAGACGCCAACTTGTACAAGGAATACGACGATGAACTTGGCGAGGCGATGGTCGGCGAAGTGATTGCATTTTTCGACGAGGTCCTCCGGAAGGACGAGTCGGCCTTGTCATTTTTCGACGCCGACTGGACCATGCTCAATGAGCGACTTGCCGATTTCTATGGAGTATCCGGTGTCGAAGGGGATGAGTTCCGTCGAGTGAAACTGCCTGACGACTCCCCGCGTGGTGGTCTCCTGGCGATGGCTGGCGTAGCTATGCGAGGCTCCGACGGCAACCGAACCAAACCGGTGAACCGCGGAGTGTACGTTCGCGAAGTGCTATTCAATGACCCGCCGAATCCGCCACCACCCAATGCGGGTGAGGTGGAACCCAATATTAAAGGTGAGAAGCTCACCGTTCGGGAGCGTTTGATCCAACACCAGCAGATTGCCTCGTGTGCGGCCTGTCACCGGACGATCGATTGCTATGGAATGGCGTTGGAAAACTTCAACGCTATTGGAGCTTGGCGTACCAATCAGGACGGAGAAGACTTTCGTGGTCGCAATACTCCACCAATTGATGCCTCTGGTACACTCCCCAATGGAAACTCATTTGATGGCTTTGAGGACTTCAAAGCACTTTTGCTCGATCAAAAGGATCGCTTTGCTCATGGCCTGTCGGAAAAAATGCTGACCTACGCCCTGGGTCGTCCCATCGAACCAACCGATCGGCCATTGATCGATCGACTTGCCGAGCAAATGCAGGCCGACAACTATACCCTTACATCCCTGATTCACGGCGTTGTCGCCAGCCAGGCGTTTCACACCAAGTAA